CGAGACAGAAGACACCACAATCGCAGACTTAGCGGTAGCTTTAAACACCTGCCAGATTAAAACAGGTGCGCCAAGCCGTAGTGAACGTGTCGCAAAATACAACCAGTTATTAAGAATCGAAGAACAGTTAGGCAGCGCCGCTGTTTATCCTGGAAAAGAAGCATTTCATTTATAATTTAAGCTTATTATTCAATTACATATGCCAAAATAGATAATAATAAGAAGTAAAAAAGCCATTTTGCCGATAGCAAAAATGTTATCCGGCAAGATGGCTTTTTTATATCAGATATACGATGCTTATATAAGAGTAGGCAACAAAAAAACAACGTGATATAATAAAATAATAGTATAATAAGCTAAGTAAAAACAGAGGTGATTGCTTATGAAATTTTTAATAAAGCAAAGAGTATTTTCCTGGTCAGATACCTTTGATATTTATGATGAGTATGAAAACAAGAAGTACTTTGTCCAGGCAGAATTTTTATCATTAGGGCATCGTCTGCATGTATATGATATGAATGGGAAAGAGGTAGGACTGATCAAGGAGAAAGTTCTTACTTTTTTGCCAGAGTTTGAAGTAATGATAGGCAGGCATTCCTGCGGTATTATAAAGAAGAAGTTTACTTTTTTTCATCCACAGTATGAACTAGATTATAATGGCTGGCATGTAGAGGGAGATTTTCTTTCCTGGAATTATGATGTATATGAGGCATGCAGTGCGGTTATACATATTACAAAGGAGCCATGGCATTGGGGAGACACTTATGTAATTGATTTTCTTGAACCAAAGGACGAATTAATGGGGTTAATGCTTGTTCTTGCAATTGATGCGGCTAATTGTACGAATAATTAAAAGAGAGGGATTAGAATGATAAAGGGAAAAAAGATTGCAATAGTTACAGGGGCAACAGGTGGATTGGGACGGGAATTTGTCCGTCTTCTCTTAAAAGAAAAAAATGTTGACGAAATATGGGCTTTAGCTCGAAATGAAAAGAAACTTAGTCGTTTGAAAGAAAAGTTTGGTAAAAGGATTAAAATATATTCTATTGATCTCTCCAGTGTCCGCCAGATAAAATGTTTTGGAGAGGAGCTGCATGAGGAAGCCGGGCGGAAGAATCTGGAGATTTCCTATCTTGTTAATAATGCTGGTTTTGCAAAGTTTTGTTCTTATGGGGATTTAAGTGTTGAAGAATCTTTGAACATGATGCATGTGAATATGGATGCTGTTGTGGCGATGGGACTTGTCTGTATCCCTTATATGAAAAAAGGAAGTCATATGATTAATATTGCGTCTCAGGCATCCTTTCAGCCACTTCCGTATCAGAACATATATAGCTCTACAAAGTCCTTTGTAAGAAATTATTCAAGAGCGTTAAATGTGGAATTAAAAGAGAAAGGGATCTGTGTTACAGCAGTATGTCCCGGCTGGATAAAAACAGATTTATATAAGAGAGCGGAAATTGGAGCAAGGAAAGCAACAACGAAGTATGTAGGTATGGTCACGCCGGATAAGGTAGCAAAAAAAGCTTTAAAAGATGCGAAAAAATGTAAAGATATTTCCATCTACAGTCTTTTTACAAAAATCTCACATATAGCTGCAAAGCTTCTCCCACAGCGTATGATGATGAAAATTTGGCTGAAACAGCAGAATCTGGATGATGAATAGTCATATTGTAAATGATGCTATTTACAAATCACCAATATCTGCTATAATGAGAAGGCTATGTTGAAAACACAGGAGGAAGAAATATGTTTGGTTTTATGAACTCTGGAAAGAGTAAGCCAGTGAAAAAAGGATTGAAGATTATCATAGTAGGTTGTGGTAAGGTTGGAACAACATTAGTGGAGCAGCTTAGCAAAGAGGGACATGATATTATCATTATTGACAAGAATGCGAAAAAGGTTCAGGAAATTGCGAATATGTATGATATCATGGGTATTGTAGGCAATGGTGCCAGTTATAGTGTACAGATGGATGCAGGAATCGAAGAAACGGATCTGATCATTTCCGTTACAGAATCTGATGAATTGAATCTGCTTTGCTGTACTGTTGCAAAGCAGGTTGGTGATTGTGCGGCAATTGCCAGAGTACGTACACCGGATTACAGTAAAGAAGCGGGATATCTTCGTGAAAAACTGGGTCTCGCGATGATTATTAATCCAGAACTTGAAGCAGCCAGGGAAGCAGCAAGAATTTTATTCCTTCCATCTGCTCTTGAGGTAAACTCCTTTGCACATGGACAGGCAGAACTAATTAAGTTTGCTATTCCAGAGGGCAATATATTAGATGGTATTGAAATTGCAGAACTTCGTGCAAAGATACATACGAATATTCTTGTATGTGGAGTAGAGAGAGACGGCGAAGTATACATTCCT
This Anaerobutyricum hallii DNA region includes the following protein-coding sequences:
- a CDS encoding LURP-one-related/scramblase family protein; protein product: MKFLIKQRVFSWSDTFDIYDEYENKKYFVQAEFLSLGHRLHVYDMNGKEVGLIKEKVLTFLPEFEVMIGRHSCGIIKKKFTFFHPQYELDYNGWHVEGDFLSWNYDVYEACSAVIHITKEPWHWGDTYVIDFLEPKDELMGLMLVLAIDAANCTNN
- a CDS encoding SDR family NAD(P)-dependent oxidoreductase, with the protein product MIKGKKIAIVTGATGGLGREFVRLLLKEKNVDEIWALARNEKKLSRLKEKFGKRIKIYSIDLSSVRQIKCFGEELHEEAGRKNLEISYLVNNAGFAKFCSYGDLSVEESLNMMHVNMDAVVAMGLVCIPYMKKGSHMINIASQASFQPLPYQNIYSSTKSFVRNYSRALNVELKEKGICVTAVCPGWIKTDLYKRAEIGARKATTKYVGMVTPDKVAKKALKDAKKCKDISIYSLFTKISHIAAKLLPQRMMMKIWLKQQNLDDE